A genomic window from Lasioglossum baleicum chromosome 7, iyLasBale1, whole genome shotgun sequence includes:
- the LOC143210727 gene encoding uncharacterized protein LOC143210727 gives MQWGIFVWNRVREIRLLTSFGTWRYVPGELNPADLPSRGCQAKQLFDSRWWEGPNWLREAQDHWPSLSDKVDEDEVNGELKKSAQISMLNPGRETEFNVAERFSSYNKMIRFLAIMLRFKNFKLKKDSNIGTRITYQEMYQAELKHLKYIQEQIFLSKNDPKLMTIQTFVHTDGLIRLKTKIFERNDRFSFLCPILLDKHKTVELLIRETHENMCHAGAQTVMCKLREKFWILSMRRIVRSVISKCVVCKRYSTKNMKADSPPLIAHRVRDAAIFEITRMDFAGPVFLRGRQKAWICLFTCAVYQAVHLELVTSLSTKTFLDSLRRFIARRGRPSIVYTDNGTNFVGADAFKKLN, from the coding sequence ATGCAATGGGGCATTTTTGTATGGAATCGTGTACGCGAAATTAGGCTATTAACCTCGTTCGGGACGTGGAGGTATGTACCGGGAGAGCTGAATCCAGCCGATCTTCCGTCCCGTGGCTGTCAAGCGAAACAGCTGTTCGATTCGCGCTGGTGGGAGGGTCCTAACTGGCTTCGCGAGGCTCAGGATCACTGGCCGAGTCTCTCTGATAAAGTCGATGAAGATGAGGTAAATGGTGAGTTGAAGAAGTCGGCTCAAATATCAATGTTAAATCCAGGGAGAGAAACAGAGTTTAACGTTGCGGAAAGATTTTCCTCGTACAATAAAATGATTCGATTTCTTGCTATTATGCTACGGTTCAAgaatttcaaattgaaaaaagaCAGCAATATAGGAACACGGATAACGTATCAGGAAATGTATCAGGCGGAACTGAAACATTTGAAGTATATACAAGAACAGATATTTCTATCGAAAAATGATCCGAAATTAATGACGATCCAAACATTTGTACATACGGACGGACTAATAAGACtaaaaacaaagatttttgaacgCAACGATAGGTTTTCATTTTTATGTCCGATACTATTAGATAAGCACAAAACCGTTGAGCTATTAATCCGCGAAACACATGAAAACATGTGTCACGCGGGAGCACAAACCGTGATGTGCAAACTAAGAGAGAAATTTTGGATCTTATCGATGAGGAGAATTGTCCGGTCAGTTATATCGAAGTGCGTAGTTTGTAAAAGATATAGTACGAAAAATATGAAAGCCGATTCGCCTCCTTTGATTGCTCACCGCGTAAGAGACGCCGCGATTTTTGAAATTACCAGGATGGATTTCGCGGGACCAGTGTTTTTGCGTGGACGGCAGAAGGCGTGGATATGTTTGTTTACCTGCGCTGTATACCAAGCTGTACACTTGGAACTCGTGACATCACTGTCAACCAAAACTTTCTTGGACAGTTTGCGTCGTTTTATCGCACGTAGAGGCAGACCATCTATTGTTTACACGGATAACGGAACAAATTTCGTGGGAGCGGatgcgtttaaaaaattgaactag